The window GCCTCTGAAGTGTCATTCTTTCCTTGAATGCAGATGTTATGGGAGATGCTTATTGGTCTGAGAGTGCGAGAAAACTGGGAACAATGGAACAGTGCTTAGAACATTAATCTTTTCTACCATCAGTACCTGACTATCAGTAATTGTCCTCATATAGCATGATTTTAATTTGCAGCCAAATTTAGAAGACAAAGATTTCTTAGTCCACTAGCACTTTTTGTGATCTAAATTCTGGATCAATTGGAAGGTAGTCCAGGGTGATTTAGGGAGATAGGGCACAGACATTGGAATCAGAGACAATGAAAATTTGACTTAGTCTTTCTGTTCTCACTAACTTTCTTGAGCTGGCTTTGTTTCATTTGAAAATGGAGACGTGATGCTCTTTAATGTAAttctcaattttcatttctacagaAATCTCAAGGAAGAATGGCCATTGCAAATCATTCTTCAGCAACCATGTTTGTCCTACTTGGTTTAACACAGCAGCCAGAGCTCCAgctgcccctcttcctcctcttcctgggaATCTACGTGGTGACAGTAGTGGGGAACCTGGGCATGATACTCCTGATTGCAGCCAGCCCTGTGCTTCACACCCCCATGTACTATTTCCTCAGCAGCTTGTCCTTCATTGATCTCTGCTATTCCACTGTCATCACCCCAAAAATGTTGGTGAACTTCATAAAGACGAAGAACACAATACTTTATTCTGAGTGCATGGCCCagctatttttctttgtggtcttTGTGGTGGCCGAGGGCTACCTCCTGACTGCCATGGCATATGATCGCTATGTTGCCATCTGCAGCCCACTGCTTTATAACGTGACCATGTCCCCTTGGCTCTGCTCACTACTTGTGCTGGTGGCCTTCATCCTGGGTGTTCTGTCTGCCGTGGCTCATACAAGTGCCATGATGAAATTGACCTTCTGCAAATCCCACATCATCAATCATTACTTCTGTGATGTTCTTCCCCTCCTCAATCTCTCTTGCTCCAACACGCACCTCAATGAGCTTCTACTTTTTGTTATTGCGGGGCTCAACTCCTTGGTGCCTACCCTGGCTGTTACCATCTCCTATGCCTTCATCTTCTATAGCATCCTTCGCATCCGCTCTTCAGAGAACCGGTCCAAAGCTTTTGGAACTTGCACCTCTCATCTCATGGCTGTGGGGATCTTCTTTGGTTCTATCACCTTCATGTACTTCAAGCCCCCTTCAAGTAACTCTCTGGACCAGGAGAAGGTGTCCTCTGTGTTCTACACCACAGTGATTCCCATGCTGAACCCTCTAATATATAGTgtgaggaacaaggatgtgaagaaagcaATGAGGAAGGTCTTGGTGGGgagatgaattttcttttttgagactttatagatggaagaaatgaacagtaagttttattcatttttctttgttattctgTTGTAATATGAATAATAacaagttttatttccttctttcttttgcctttctttctttttttcattctttctttctgtgtgctGGAAATTTCACCCAAGTCCTTCAACATGGTACGAAATTAAGTACTCTACCATCCAGCTACATACCCCCCCAAAAATCTCaatttagaaaatactttcacattttgagtcaattcaatttttttctttttttaatttttcttttttttttaaatttagattcattatatacaaatgggatgcAACTTTTGTTTCCCTGGTTGTACACTAAGTAGAGTCATActgtttgtgtaattatacatatacatagggtaatgatgtctatctcattctttttccttcccccccttcccactcccccatcattttcctctatataatccatccttcctcctttcttgcctcctcctcccccattatgtatcatcatccacttatcagagaaatcatttgacctttggttttttgggacagtttatttcacttagcattacattctccaactccatccatttacctgcaaatgccataattttattcttttttatggatgaataatattccatggtatatatataccacagtttctttatccattcatctattgaaggacatctaggttggttccataatctagctattgtgatttgagctgctgtaaacattaatatagctgtgtcactgtaatatgctgattttaagtactttgtttACAGGCCTAGgcatgggataactgggtcaaatggtggttccattccaagttttctaaggaatatccacactgctttccagagtggctgcaccaatttacaaccccaccagcaatgtatgactgtacctttttcccgacatcctcaccaacacttattgttgcttgtatttttgataatagtcattctaattggggtgagatgaaaacttaggatagtgttgatttgcatttctcttattactagacatattgaacattttttcatatatctgttgactgcttgaaGATCTTCTGTGAAAagtttgctcatttccttagcccatttattgattgagttttttgtgttctttataaattctggagattagtgctctatctgaagtatgtgtggcaaagattttctcccactttgtaggctctctcttcacattgttgacagtttcctttgctgagaaaaaacttttcaaTTTGAATCTATTgcacttattgattcctgcttttatttcttgtgctttgggagtcatgttaaagaagtctggtcctgagccaacatgatgaagatttggacctactttgtcttctatttggtgcagggtctctgttctaattcctaggtccttcatccgttttgagctgagttttttgtatggtgagagataggggttcagtttcattctgctgcatatggatttccagttttcccagcaccatttattgaggaGGCTGTCTTCTCTCCcttgtaagtttttggcaactttgtctagtgtgagataagtgtatttatgtgggtttgtctctgtgtcctcaaTTCTGtacaaacaagcaaacacaaaaaaaaaattatagaagaagAATGGCAATTTTAGTTTGAAGTACTATTCAATattgctttcattatttattttctaattaatataTTCAAAGTTTCTATATTTCCACTTCCTTGTTGTTCCTGACATCTCTCTATTGAGATACAGAACAAGGGAAGCTTGTACCACATTCCATCTTAATTTGGTATCATATTTATATTGTTAGTCAAGGTACTTAAACATGAGAAACGTGTAGGGgcataagaataaaacaaaaaagaaaattatatgtatttaatttcGGATTATATAATTTTCTATCTCAAAATCCCTAGAGAATCAATGATAAAACTAAAACAAGATAAGAAGATgtaaatcaacactcataaattgatataaaattataagtaGTTACAGGATATAAACCTTATTTACAAtagcaaaaggaaaatacatgTTACTGTATTTAGCAAAATATGAAAACTCAATTTGAGAGAAACATTCACATACTCCAGAAAGTTAAAAGAAGAAGGcttgaacaaatgaaaagacactttCTTTCATAGACAgaataattaaacatttatttttactagttTTCCATAATTAACTTACAAATTGAACACAGCTTCAAtctaaatatcaaaatatcttttttaaggTTCTAGATAATTTTTTCAACTTTACTGTAATATCTGTATACATTagttaattgaaattaaattgaaataaatgaaaatgcacaTATGTAAAATGTagtattatattaattttgacACATAGATGTACCTCTGAAACTGTCACCACACTCCAAATAATACAAATTTAGTTCAGTATCAAGAGCGTTTTATTCAACCTCTGTCCATGAGCAATAACTGATTTGCATTTTGTCATAGCATGTTGTTGGCATTTCCTTTTTCATGCAAATGTAATCGTACAGTATGTATTAATTTGTCCTTGGTTTTTCTACATTAATAATCATGATgtaaatattcatacatgaattcatttttatgacttattTATCTGTTGCCACAACCCATCCATTTGTTGGTTGATGATCCTTTGGATCATTTTgtctattacaaataaagttgctGTAAACTTTCATGCCATGGTTTTATGTGGACATatattgatatttctttttaacaaatacCTACAAGTACAAAACCTGGAATGTATGGTAGGTATATACCTAACTATCTTAAAACTGCCAAATATATTCTAATgtggtaatttttatattttcaatagttATGCAAGATAATTACAGTTGGTCTGTATCATCACCTACATTTGGtttcatgtttattattttaattttagaaatcgAAATGTATAAGTATTTGTGTCTTATAGTTTTTGTTTACTTTCCCTCATAACTATTGATACCAAACTAATAATACTAATGTTTCTGCATGCTTCTTgttaatttacttatttgtgaAGCATCTaactaaattctttttctcacttaCTTACCAAGTTTTGAGTTCTTATTACTGAATTgcacttaaatatttattctggTTGTATGTACTCTATATA of the Sciurus carolinensis chromosome 11, mSciCar1.2, whole genome shotgun sequence genome contains:
- the LOC124958755 gene encoding olfactory receptor 8D1-like — its product is MAIANHSSATMFVLLGLTQQPELQLPLFLLFLGIYVVTVVGNLGMILLIAASPVLHTPMYYFLSSLSFIDLCYSTVITPKMLVNFIKTKNTILYSECMAQLFFFVVFVVAEGYLLTAMAYDRYVAICSPLLYNVTMSPWLCSLLVLVAFILGVLSAVAHTSAMMKLTFCKSHIINHYFCDVLPLLNLSCSNTHLNELLLFVIAGLNSLVPTLAVTISYAFIFYSILRIRSSENRSKAFGTCTSHLMAVGIFFGSITFMYFKPPSSNSLDQEKVSSVFYTTVIPMLNPLIYSVRNKDVKKAMRKVLVGR